One genomic region from Amycolatopsis sp. FBCC-B4732 encodes:
- a CDS encoding nitroreductase/quinone reductase family protein, which produces MPDFDEINAKVIDEYRANGGELSGGFAGESLILVHHFGAKSGTERISPLAVYAEGERLFVFASKAGLPENPGWYYNLMAHPDVTVELGDETFPVRATEITGPERDEIYAKNVEKRPQFGEYQANVDRLIPVVELVRR; this is translated from the coding sequence ATGCCCGATTTCGACGAGATCAACGCCAAAGTCATCGACGAGTACCGCGCCAACGGCGGTGAGCTCAGCGGTGGGTTCGCCGGTGAGAGCCTCATCCTGGTGCACCACTTCGGGGCCAAGTCCGGCACCGAGCGCATCTCCCCGCTGGCGGTCTACGCCGAGGGTGAGCGCCTGTTCGTCTTCGCCAGCAAGGCCGGCCTGCCGGAAAACCCGGGCTGGTACTACAACTTGATGGCCCACCCCGACGTGACCGTCGAACTCGGCGACGAGACCTTCCCCGTCCGGGCGACCGAGATCACGGGCCCCGAGCGGGACGAGATCTACGCCAAGAACGTCGAGAAGCGCCCGCAGTTCGGCGAATACCAGGCCAACGTCGACCGGCTCATCCCGGTCGTCGAGCTCGTCCGGCGCTGA